In Jaculus jaculus isolate mJacJac1 chromosome 4, mJacJac1.mat.Y.cur, whole genome shotgun sequence, a single genomic region encodes these proteins:
- the Umps gene encoding uridine 5'-monophosphate synthase has protein sequence MAADAAALEPLVTGLYDAQAFKFGNFVLKSGLRSPVYIDLRGIVSRPRLLSQVADILFHTAQNAGISFDTVCGVPYTALPLATVICSTNQIPMLIRRKETKDYGTKRLVEGAVNPGETCLVIEDVVTSGSSILETVEVLRKEGLKVTDAIVLLDREQGGRDELRARGIRLHSVCTLSQVLEVLEQQKKIDAEMVARVKRFIEENVFTSSHHNGSLSPEKKAPQELSFGARAELPGIHRMAARLLRLMQKKETNLCLSADVSEARELLQLADALGPSICMLKTHVDILDDFTPDVTKELTALAKRHEFLIFEDRKFADIGNTVKKQYEGGIFKIASWADLVNAHVVPGSGVVKGLQEVGLPLHRGCLLIAEMSSAGSLATGDYTKAAVGMAEEHCEFVIGFISGSRVSMKPEFLHLTPGVQLETGGDHLGQQYNSPQEVIGKRGSDIIIVGRGILSAANRLEAAEMYRKAAWNAYLSRLAL, from the exons ATGGCGGCCGATGCCGCTGCTCTGGAGCCTCTGGTCACGGGTCTGTACGACGCGCAGGCTTTCAAGTTCGGGAACTTCGTGCTGAAGAGCGGGCTCCGCTCCCCGGTGTATATCGACTTGCGAGGCATCGTGTCTCGGCCTCGTCTTCTCAGCCAG GTTGCAGATATCTTATTCCACACTGCCCAAAATGCAGGCATCAGTTTTGACACTGTCTGTGGAGTGCCATACACAGCTCTGCCACTGGCTACAGTTATCTGTTCAACCAATCAAATTCCGATGCTCAttagaagaaaagaaaccaaggATTATG GTACTAAACGTCTTGTAGAAGGAGCTGTTAATCCTGGAGAAACCTGTCTAGTCATTGAAGATGTTGTCACCAGCGGCTCTAGTATTTTGGAAACTGTTGAGGTGCTTCGGAAGGAGGGCCTAAAGGTGACCGACGCCATAGTCCTGCTAGACCGCGAGCAGGGAGGCCGGGACGAGCTGCGGGCCCGCGGGATCCGCCTGCACTCAGTGTGCACGTTGTCCCAGGTGCTAGAGGTTCTTGAGCAGCAGAAAAAGATTGATGCTGAGATGGTTGCGAGAGTGAAGAGATTCATTGAGGAGAATGTTTTCACGTCATCGCATCATAATGGTTCTCTCTCTCCTGAAAAGAAGGCACCTCAAGAACTCAGCTTTGGAGCACGCGCAGAGCTGCCTGGGATCCACCGCATGGCCGCAAGGCTTCTTAGGCTTATGCAAAAGAAGGAGACCAATCTGTGTCTGTCTGCAGATGTCTCAGAGGCCAGAGAGCTGTTGCAGCTTGCAGATGCCTTAGGACCCAGCATTTGCATGCTCAAGACTCATGTAGATATTCTGGATGATTTTACCCCAGATGTGACGAAGGAGTTGACAGCTCTGGCAAAACGCCATGAGTTCTTAATATTTGAAGACAGGAAGTTTGCTGATATAGGAAATACAGTAAAAAAGCAGTATGAAG GTGGTATCTTTAAAATAGCTTCCTGGGCAGATCTGGTAAATGCCCATGTGGTGCCAGGCTCAGGCGTCGTGAAAGGCCTGCAGGAAGTGGGCCTGCCTTTGCATCGGGGCTGCCTGCTCATTGCAGAAATGAGCTCTGCCGGCTCCTTGGCCACTGGGGACTACACCAAAGCAGCA GTTGGAATGGCTGAGGAGCATTGTGAATTTGTTATTGGTTTTATTTCTGGATCCCGAGTAAGCATGAAGCCAGAATTTCTTCACTTGACTCCAGGAGTTCAGTTAGAAACAGGAG GAGATCATCTTGGCCAACAGTACAATAGCCCCCAAGAAGTTATTGGCAAAAGAGGTTCTGATATCATCATTGTAGGCCGGGGCATACTTTCAGCAGCTAACCGCCTAGAGGCAGCTGAGATGTACAGAAAAGCTGCTTGGAACGCTTACTTGAGTAGACTAGCTCTTTGA